The following coding sequences are from one Primulina eburnea isolate SZY01 chromosome 15, ASM2296580v1, whole genome shotgun sequence window:
- the LOC140813804 gene encoding synaptotagmin-1-like, which yields MGFFSTVFGLVGFGVGISSGLVIGYYLFVYFQTSDVKDPIVRRLVEHDSENLHGLLPEIPFWVKNPDYDRMDWLNRFIQVMWPYLDKAICKTAKNIASPIIAEQIPKYKIESVEFESLTLGSLPPTFQGMKVYLTEEKELIMEPFLKWAGNPNITVAVKAYGLKATVQVVDLQIFAQPRITLKPLVPSFPCFANIFVSLMEKPYVDFGLKLFGADLMSIPGLYRFVQELIKDQVANMYLWPNTLNVQILDPTKAMQKPVGILHVKVLRATKLRKKDLLGGSDPYVKLKLTESKAPSKKTAVKHNNLSPEWNEEFSIVVKDPETQALELILYDWEKVGKHDKMGMNVVPLKELPPDEAKVMTLDLLKNMDPNDVQNDKVRGQIEVELTYKPFKEEDMPHNTENLGEVQKAPEGTPSGGGLLVVIVHEAQDVEGKHHTNPYVRINFKGEERKTKQLKKSRDPRWEEEFSFTLEEPPTKERMRVEVCSTSSRIGLLHPKETLGYVDIILADVVTNKRINEKFHLIDSKNGRLLIELQWRAS from the exons ATGGGATTTTTCAGCACAGTATTCGGGCTTGTTGGATTTGGTGTTGGGATTTCATCTGGTCTGGTGATAGGATATTATTTGTTCGTCTACTTTCAGACCAGCGACGTTAAG GATCCTATCGTTCGCCGCTTGGTTGAGCATGACTCAGAAAATTTGCATGGACTGCTTCCTGAAATACCCTTTTGGGTTAAAAATCCAGATTATGATCGA ATGGATTGGCTCAATAGGTTTATTCAAGTTATGTGGCCTTACCTGGACAAG GCAATTTGCAAGACGGCAAAAAATATTGCTTCTCCTATCATTGCTGAGCAAATTCCAAAATATAAAATCGAATCTGTTGAATTTGAGTCACTAACTTTAGGGTCACTGCCACCTACATTTCAAG GTATGAAAGTGTATCTAACCGAAGAAAAGGAGTTGATTATGGAGCCTTTTCTAAAATGGGCAGGGAATCCTAACATCACAGTCGCTGTTAAAGCATATGGATTAAAAGCCACAGTTCAG GTTGTAGATTTGCAGATCTTTGCTCAACCACGGATCACCCTAAAGCCTCTAGTTCCCAGCTTTCCGTGTTTCGCTAACATTTTTGTGTCTCTAATGGAGAAG CCTTATGTTGACTTTGGGTTGAAGCTTTTTGGTGCTGATCTCATGTCAATACCAGGTCTATACCGGTTTGTGCAG GAGCTTATCAAAGATCAGGTTGCTAACATGTATCTGTGGCCTAACACCCTTAATGTGCAAATTCTGGATCCAACAAA AGCTATGCAGAAGCCTGTTGGTATCCTTCATGTAAAGGTTTTGCGAGCTACAAAGCTGAGAAAAAAAGATTTATTGGGCGGATCGGATCCGTATGTAAAACTGAAGCTCACAGAATCAAAGGCTCCATCAAAGAAAACAGCAGTGAAGCACAATAATTTGAGTCCTGAGTGGAATGAAGAATTCAGCATTGTTGTAAAAGATCCAGAAACACAAGCATTAGAACTCATTCTTTATGATTGGGAAAAG GTTGGAAAACATGACAAGATGGGTATGAATGTAGTTCCCTTGAAGGAACTTCCCCCCGATGAAGCAAAAGTTATGACACTGGATCTTCTCAAGAACATGGATCCAAACGATGTTCAGAATGACAAGGTGCGTGGGCAGATTGAGGTGGAGTTGACATACAAACCTTTCAAGGAGGAAGATATGCCTCACAATACTGAAAATTTAGGAGAGGTGCAAAAGGCTCCCGAAGGTACTCCAAGTGGGGGAGGGTTGCTAGTGGTTATAGTCCATGAAGCTCAAGATGTCGAAGGAAAACACCACACTAACCCTTATGTCCGTATCAATTTCAAAGGAGAGGAGCGAAAAACAAAG CAACTAAAGAAGAGCAGGGATCCGAGATGGGAGGAAGAGTTCTCTTTCACGTTGGAAGAACCTCCTACGAAAGAAAGGATGCGTGTGGAAGTGTGCAGCACCTCGTCTAGAATTGGCTTGCTGCATCCTAAG GAAACACTGGGCTATGTTGATATCATACTGGCAGACGTCGTCACCAATAAGCGAATAAACGAGAAATTCCACCTTATAGACTCCAAGAACGGGCGACTCCTAATCGAGCTGCAGTGGCGAGCATCTTAA